The Acinetobacter sp. WCHA45 DNA window CACGTTCAGCTTTAAAACGTTCCAAATTTCGAACTGCATCTTGATAACGTGATTGAACTCTGCTGCTATTGATGCGCAAATCATATAAACGTTTTCTATAATCATCACGATCCTTAACAGATAAGTCTTTACGCTCTAACTCTTTTAAATAATAGTTAATATCATTTTGTGAGCGATCAAACTCCGCGTTTGCTTGGTAGTAGCCATTTGCAACTTGATAATATATTCGCAAAGACTCACGTTTGTCTAACGGACAAATACGAAAATCACCACGCCCTTCTAACGCTTCATTAAAAATGGTTTCTGGTCGGCAGTAATAGCCCAAACCTTTTTGGTAACCTTGTTCATAAAGCTTTTGATTCGGCACAATATTGGCTTTTTGACAAGAAGAATAATATTTATCTAATCGAGATTCCCGTCCTGCTGCACCATCTTTTTCTCCAACATTAAACCAATTTGCAGTTTTACATTGTTCAACACTCATGGCAGCACAGCCTGAAAGTAAAATTGTAAAACCTACTAACAATGAAATTTTATTCATGGAATATTGTTCCTATTATTATAGTGTTAGATAGAAATAACGGGATAAGAATTTTTCCTATCGTAATCTAAATCTGGAACCTGCCACAAATCATAAAGTGGAATTTTAACATCTAAGGCTAATGGTAACTTTTTTGGATTAAATTGCATATCTTCTAAAGTCTCCCCCCAAGCAATCACATCAATATCCAAGCTAATATTATGTGATGGACGAACTCGACCAGATTGTGCTTCTAAGTTTTTCAGGGTTTCAGTGATCTCATCAACATTCAGTCGACTTTTTAATAAACAAGCTGAATTCCAATAATCGGCACCAACACGATCCCGACATGGGATTCTATAAATTGAAGAAAATTCCACTATACCTAAGCTTAATATCTGTTGATAAGCAAAAGTGAAATTTTGTTTTTGTTTGAGGTTACTCGCCAATGCGAGCGCAAAAATTGTTTCTGTTGCGTTCAAGGCGAATTCCTACTGCATTGGCTTGTGCAATGATGGCGGGTTTGCGAATGGTGATACTGATCGATTCGATCGTGGGGAAAGTCGTAAATAAACATTCAAGTACCAATTGTGCGGCGTGCTCAATCAGTTTCGGTTTAGCCTCCTGTATAACTTGGGCTGCAAGCTCACAGATTTGCGCATAGTTGAGCGTATCTTCCAACTCATCCGAGTATGCAGCGTGTGATAGATCATTATGAATGATGAGATCTAGCATCAAAGGTTGAATAATTTGGCGTTCCCAGTTGAAACAGCCAACCACAGTATCCACCTTCAACCCTTCAATTATAATGGCATCCATAATGACCTAATGAACCGATAAATAAATTAATGCTTTAAAAACGAAGCAGGTTCAATATTGTGAACCATTTTTAAACGTTGGTCAGCATAAATATCGGTATACGGTGCGAGAACACGCATGAAACGATCAAAATATAGCATTTGCTTGAATAACAAAGCGAAGTCTCGCGGGAATTTGATACCATGACGTTCACCGACAGCCACCATATCCATCATAATGTCATTCAAATCTGCTGGATTGGAACTGAGAATTTCTTGCGGATCTGCCAGTAATACACCGCTAAATAAACGCTCTAAATCATCAGCCAAGACTTGAGTGTCAATTTTATGATGAGTCATGCCCATTTTCAGCATATTCTCAGCCATCGCAACATAATTGGTATGCTGTAATGCATCCATAAATGCCATACATGCTGTCCAAACTTCAGGGTTTAACTGACCAACAATACCAAAATCAATAAAACCAATACGACCATCTTCAAGTAACATCAGATTTCCAGCGTGTAAATCAGCATGGAAACTCTTACATAGCATGAGACTACCAAACCAAGTATTCATTGCAGTAATCAGAACTTGTGTTGGGTCTTTGGCATATTTTTTAACAACATCAAAATCAGTTAATGACACCCCGTACAAGCGCTGCATGGTAAGTACACGGCGCGTTGAAAATTGATGATAAACTTTTGGTGCAGTTGCCGCTTGGTTACCTGACACATTTAAATATTGAATAAAGTCATCCAGATTCTGTGCTTCTTCAATAAAATCAACTTCACGTACCATACGTGTTTTGATCTCATCCACAATTTCAGAAAGCGATGCAAACTTGATTTTTGGAACGGCTTTTTCTAAAAGTTTTGTCGCCCAATGCACCACATTTAAATCAGTGTATAAAATGGTTTCAACACCAGGTTTTTGAACCTTTAATACCACATCTTCACCCGTAACTAGTCGAGCGGCATGGACTTGTGCAATTGAAGCTGAAGCTAGTGGCTTTTCATCGATAAAACTAAAAATTTCATTCAGATTACGGCCTTCAAATTCTTCAGCTAATACTTGTTGGATATAGCTAAATGGTAAGGTTGGCGTTTGATCTAAACAACCTTGGAATTCCTGAACGTATTCACGAGGGAATAAAGACGGCGTACTGGCAATAAATTGACCCAATTTAATATATGTTGAACCAAGCGACTCAAAGGTCTCACGCATAAGCTTTGCATTACTTGGTTTTTCAGTTGCATATTTCACACCTGCTTGTGCCGCAACAATAACTGTTTCACCGATACGTGCAACAGAACGTAATCCATCGAATAAAATATTTCTTTTCATAATCTTTCATTGCCTTACAGATGGTCTTAGTTTAGCAAATTTTGCTCAATTTACCGATCAAGTTGCCTGACAAACTGGACAATTTACATCTTTTTCAAATTTAAGAATGCGTTGCGATAGATTTAAACCATTCCAAAGCAACAATTTTTGCTTTAATGGTGTGAGACCAAGTCCTAAAAACAACAAAGTGTGATGCGCTTGTAATGACGCTATCATTACAGGAGTGGTAGCTAATACACCTGACTCCGCACAACGTAATCCTTCATTGGCATGATCTTCTTTCGGAAACAGACATTCATAACAAGCTGAATCAGCATCCACCATAAACAGTTGCCCTTCAAAACCAATGGCTGACGCACTGATAAGCGGTACTTGATGTTTTCTACACACCGCATTCACTAGATAACGAGTCGTAAAATTATCGCAACCATCCAAGACTACATCTTGATGCTGTACAAGTTCATCAGCATTCGTTTCATCGAATCGTATATTTTGATAGCTAACTTGTATATGCGGATTAATGTCTTTTAGATGCTTTGCCAGTATTTCGGCTTTGTATCGACCTAAATCTTTTGTCGTAAAGGCAATTTGTCTTTGCAGATTACTCATTTCAATCGTATCGGCATCGACAATGGTAATTCTACCTACACCTGCACGTGCCAACAGCTCAGCACTGGTACAACCGATACCACCTGCGCCGATTATTAGCACATTGGCGAGTTTTAGTTTTTCTTGTGCTTCGATATCCCAACCATCTAATAAAATCTGACGACTATAGAGATGCATTTCCTCATTACTTAGCTCAAATTCGTTTTCCAAATGGTCTGACACGGGACTTACTTCTTTATCATCAAAAGTGTTCATGATTTTAAGTCGATGCGGGTTCTGAGGAAAGTAATAAATTAGAACGAACACTGTTTTCTTTTGACAAAAAGCGATTTTACCCCAATATTTTTCTTACTCTTTAACTGAACCATACCGGGTTTGTCGGAGACTTTTTATTTAAGTTAGGCCACCTGACCTAACGGGTTAATCTTATCATAAGACATTGCTTCGAACTCAAAAGGCGATACATAACCCAGTGCACTGTGTACACGCTTTTTGTTGAATCAATCAACCCAACTTAATGTCGCAAGTTGTACATCTGCTAGACCTTGCCAATCTGCTTTTAAATATTCAATCACCTCTGTTTTGTATAAACCATTCACCGTTTCAGCCAGAGCATTATCGTATGAATTACTGTTCGTATTAGCTGCAGTGTAAAAATAACCCTCTAATGGCATTTAAAAACGCCCCCTTTCTTAACACGCTAAACACCTTGTATACCTAGCTTTTGCATCAATCGAGCAACTGTACAGCGCGCAGCAACATAGCCTTGATGTTTCAGTTTTTGCCAAACTTTACGTACACCATATCGACCTGAACTTTCCTTCCAAATTCGTTTAATTTGTTCAGCATGGATGCAAGTCATGTAAATCTCGTTTCGCTTGATGTTCCCTTGCGAAGCAATGCTTCTCATCACAGAGGACTAGAGTTCGGTAATAGGTTGAAGCTGCGATAGGTAAAATTCTACAAATTGCCTCAACACCATATAACGCCTTATTATGGATAAAATCCATCACTATTTGTGTGGGCGGTCGAGCTGCGCCTGGCCGAAAAAAGCGGCTGCTTTACGTAGAATGTTATTAGCACGATGCAGTTCTTTATTTTCATTTTCCAGTTGTTTGATACGTTCTTGATCTGAAAATTGTTGTACTTTGATTGGATTTTGTTGATCTAAGTATTTTTAATGCTCTCATATCAGGACAGTTAATTTCCAGCAAATCCAGCACAGTTGCTGTTGCTTAGGGTTTCTTTCAGTTGTTAAAACAAGAAAGAATTAAGAAGAAAATATATCACAAAAACTGAAGCCAGGTCTAATATCTTTGAATATATTGAGGTGTTCTGCAGTTCAAACGCGGCCTAGTTCCAACGGTCAACGTTCTTCATTAGATTATGAGAGGGTCTATCAAAAGATGGTTATGTGTGTCTAGAATTTTGGTGACTATTCACATTTTTGTTCCATGATTCATGGTTACTTATTACTTATGTTACTATGTCAGGAGCGATACAAGAATTAAGGTAAGCTTATGAAAATAGCGAATACGAAATTACTAGCTAGTGCTTTTATGGCCCTAACTTTAACTATGCTTAGCCCTGCCGTACTTGCAAATGATAACAATGATATACGAAAGACTGTTGTAGTTAAGTTTGCTAAAAAAGCTGACTCTGCAAATTATTACGGAAGGCTAGATGGATACAAGTATGATTCCTACAAATTTTATGCTAAAAAAGGGCAAAAGTTAAAAGTGAAGTTGACTGGAGGAAATGTTGAAACTTACTTATGGGGTAATCAATTAAAAGACTCCATCAATCTTGGAGAATATTCTTCAGAGCTTGATGATAATGGTATTTATATTTTACCTGCTTCAGGTGAGTATGAAATTAGAGTATTACAACCTAGATCACAGGCAAGAAAAGATAAAAAACCTCAATACTGGATGAGTATTAACATTAAATAAAGACTTGCTAGATTCGTTTAAATTTTTATACAAGGGTTCAAAAACTATTGCCAGTTAAGCAGGGCGTGATTTTTACGCATATATGTTTATGTTATTAAAATGATATAGATGACTTGTTTAATACCCTGAGGAATAATTTAATCTGTTTAATCTTGCAGTGCGTTAGTCACGTTTCTTTTAAAAGTTGATTATATCTTTCAGCCTAAACGTCGTGATATTCAAGCCCTTTTGATAGGAATTTGCAGGGGAAGCACAGGCGCAACTTGTCTTAAATAATGGTAATTCCTTATTTTTAAAATAGAGAACGCCCGATGAAATTCATTAGGCGTTTACTTTAAATAAGTATCAGCTTATTTTTTAACTAGATGTACTTATCAAGCACGATTCTTTTTCTCAATTGCCTTTAAAAAATCAATCTTACTATTTTTGACTTTTCACACCATTTTGTTCAATTTGTACTGCGGCTTGCCAGCTAGGTAGTTGGCTTAAACCTGCTACATAACGTTGGATATGGGGATAATTTTCACCTTGTCCCATATGATGAACTAAAGCATGTAGTCCAAAGCCCATCATAAAGTCAGCACCGGTTAAACGGTCTGCCACTAGAAATTCTTTATCTTTTAAATATTCATTTAAATAGCTAAATACTTTATCAAACTCAACTTGAGTATAATTTTCTAAAAATACCAACTTCGTGCCCTGCTTGGTTTCAATCGCATTAAACGTTTTTAACAAAAATGGCAGCATGGCAGAGCTTTCTGAGAAATGAATCCACTGTAGATAATCGACATAGGTAGGTTCATCCATATCTGGTGCTAAATGCGGCGCAAGTTGCTGAATTAATAACTCAACGATTGCGCCTGACTCTGCAATAACTTTGCCATCCCATTCCAATACTGGAGATTTCCCTAAAGGATGGATGGTTTTTAAAGAGTCAGGGGCCAAATGCGTGCGTGAGTCACGATAATAGCGTTTCAGCTCATAGGGCTGCTTGATTTCTTCAAGTAACCACAAAATGCGAAAAGAACGTGATTGATCTAAATGATGTAGTGTAAGCATGATAATTCCTAATTTTTAAATTTTTACAACCACTTTGCCAAAGTTTTCGCCTTTCAACATACCATTGAAAGCATTGATCGTGTTATCTAAACCTTGCACCATATGCTCTTTATATTTGATTTTTCCATCTTTCAACCATTCAGACATTTGCTGATAGAATTCCGGATACTGACTGCCATAATCATCAAAAATAATAAAGCCTTGCATGCGAATACGCTTTTTTAAAAGGGTGGAAATAAAGCCCGGTAAACGGTCTGGCCCTTGTGCTTGCTCGGTAGCGTTATACTGGGAAACCACACCACACACCGGTACACGTGCCGCAGAGTTAAGCAATGGCCATACCGCATCAAACACTTTACCCCCGACATTCTCATAATAAATATCAATACCATTGGGAGCTGCTTGTTGTAATTGTTCTGCAAAATTTTCATCATGATGATTGATACAAGCATCGAAGCCGAGTTCTTCTACAGCATAACGGCATTTTTCAGGCCCACCTGCGATGCCAACCACGCGACAACCTTTAAGTTTGCCAATCTGTCCAACCGTAGCACCAACAGGTCCCGTTGCAGCTGCAACGACTAAAGTTTCACCGGCTTTAGGCTGACCAATGTCCAACAGCCCCATATAAGCAGTAAATCCTGGCATTCCCAAAATACCCAATGCCCAAGATGGATGTTCAGGTTGCATACCTAAGCTTTGACATGCAGTCCCATTAGAAATTGCGTAGCCCTGCCAGCCATTTCCGGAAAGAACCCACTCGCCTTCTTTGAATTTTGGGTTTTTAGAGGCCACCACTTGACTGACTGTTCCACCGACCATCACTTCGCCAATTTCAACCGGTGCTGCATATGAAGGAGCATCACTCATGCGACCACGCATATAAGGATCGAGTGACAAGTAAATGGTTTTTAACAATATCTCGCCTTGTTTAAGTTCATTGAGCTCAACTTGCTCAATACGAAAATCGCTGTGTTTTGGCTCACCCACTGGCCGTTTAGCTAAAACGATGCGTTGATTAATAACTTGTTTCATACATATAACCCCATGTTTTATTTAGAAATATTTCTCTTCACAATCAAAAATTATGATTAAAATTTCTTTACATCCATTGTAGATGAGTTATAATAAAAAACAATACGACTGGTCTATTTTTTACAATAGAGTAAATAATTAATATGAAGCCTAATCCTATTAAAAAGTCTGAAGCAAAGCGCTTACACATTCTTAACACCAGTTCAGACCTGATTTTGCATAAAGGTTTTACTGGCGTAGGATTACAGGAAATTTTACAGAGCTGTGAAATCCCTAAAGGCTCGTTTTATCATTATTTCCAATCCAAGGAAGCTTTCGGATGTGAATTGGTACAGCATTATGTGGATAATTACCAAGTCCGTTTAAATGATGTATGGCGTAGTGATAAATCCCCTTATCAAAAGCTGATTGAGTATTTTAATTTATGGATAGAAGATCCTGAAACACAGTGTGGTTGGGCGGATAGCTGTTTAATTGTGAAACTTGCCGCAGA harbors:
- the folB gene encoding dihydroneopterin aldolase, with translation MDAIIIEGLKVDTVVGCFNWERQIIQPLMLDLIIHNDLSHAAYSDELEDTLNYAQICELAAQVIQEAKPKLIEHAAQLVLECLFTTFPTIESISITIRKPAIIAQANAVGIRLERNRNNFCARIGE
- a CDS encoding glutathione S-transferase family protein, whose product is MLTLHHLDQSRSFRILWLLEEIKQPYELKRYYRDSRTHLAPDSLKTIHPLGKSPVLEWDGKVIAESGAIVELLIQQLAPHLAPDMDEPTYVDYLQWIHFSESSAMLPFLLKTFNAIETKQGTKLVFLENYTQVEFDKVFSYLNEYLKDKEFLVADRLTGADFMMGFGLHALVHHMGQGENYPHIQRYVAGLSQLPSWQAAVQIEQNGVKSQK
- a CDS encoding TetR/AcrR family transcriptional regulator, which produces MKPNPIKKSEAKRLHILNTSSDLILHKGFTGVGLQEILQSCEIPKGSFYHYFQSKEAFGCELVQHYVDNYQVRLNDVWRSDKSPYQKLIEYFNLWIEDPETQCGWADSCLIVKLAAEVADLSEDMRSIMSAGVDDVIERIAGLIDLGKQDQSIQADTETSTLAQVLYQMWLGAALLSKLQKDKTPLHQALRATKFLLKGEDS
- a CDS encoding PPC domain-containing protein, encoding MKIANTKLLASAFMALTLTMLSPAVLANDNNDIRKTVVVKFAKKADSANYYGRLDGYKYDSYKFYAKKGQKLKVKLTGGNVETYLWGNQLKDSINLGEYSSELDDNGIYILPASGEYEIRVLQPRSQARKDKKPQYWMSINIK
- a CDS encoding HesA/MoeB/ThiF family protein, whose product is MNTFDDKEVSPVSDHLENEFELSNEEMHLYSRQILLDGWDIEAQEKLKLANVLIIGAGGIGCTSAELLARAGVGRITIVDADTIEMSNLQRQIAFTTKDLGRYKAEILAKHLKDINPHIQVSYQNIRFDETNADELVQHQDVVLDGCDNFTTRYLVNAVCRKHQVPLISASAIGFEGQLFMVDADSACYECLFPKEDHANEGLRCAESGVLATTPVMIASLQAHHTLLFLGLGLTPLKQKLLLWNGLNLSQRILKFEKDVNCPVCQAT
- a CDS encoding ABC1 kinase family protein; the protein is MKRNILFDGLRSVARIGETVIVAAQAGVKYATEKPSNAKLMRETFESLGSTYIKLGQFIASTPSLFPREYVQEFQGCLDQTPTLPFSYIQQVLAEEFEGRNLNEIFSFIDEKPLASASIAQVHAARLVTGEDVVLKVQKPGVETILYTDLNVVHWATKLLEKAVPKIKFASLSEIVDEIKTRMVREVDFIEEAQNLDDFIQYLNVSGNQAATAPKVYHQFSTRRVLTMQRLYGVSLTDFDVVKKYAKDPTQVLITAMNTWFGSLMLCKSFHADLHAGNLMLLEDGRIGFIDFGIVGQLNPEVWTACMAFMDALQHTNYVAMAENMLKMGMTHHKIDTQVLADDLERLFSGVLLADPQEILSSNPADLNDIMMDMVAVGERHGIKFPRDFALLFKQMLYFDRFMRVLAPYTDIYADQRLKMVHNIEPASFLKH
- a CDS encoding DUF2799 domain-containing protein; translated protein: MNKISLLVGFTILLSGCAAMSVEQCKTANWFNVGEKDGAAGRESRLDKYYSSCQKANIVPNQKLYEQGYQKGLGYYCRPETIFNEALEGRGDFRICPLDKRESLRIYYQVANGYYQANAEFDRSQNDINYYLKELERKDLSVKDRDDYRKRLYDLRINSSRVQSRYQDAVRNLERFKAERGLR
- a CDS encoding 2-amino-4-hydroxy-6-hydroxymethyldihydropteridine diphosphokinase, whose protein sequence is MNATETIFALALASNLKQKQNFTFAYQQILSLGIVEFSSIYRIPCRDRVGADYWNSACLLKSRLNVDEITETLKNLEAQSGRVRPSHNISLDIDVIAWGETLEDMQFNPKKLPLALDVKIPLYDLWQVPDLDYDRKNSYPVISI
- a CDS encoding NADP-dependent oxidoreductase, which produces MKQVINQRIVLAKRPVGEPKHSDFRIEQVELNELKQGEILLKTIYLSLDPYMRGRMSDAPSYAAPVEIGEVMVGGTVSQVVASKNPKFKEGEWVLSGNGWQGYAISNGTACQSLGMQPEHPSWALGILGMPGFTAYMGLLDIGQPKAGETLVVAAATGPVGATVGQIGKLKGCRVVGIAGGPEKCRYAVEELGFDACINHHDENFAEQLQQAAPNGIDIYYENVGGKVFDAVWPLLNSAARVPVCGVVSQYNATEQAQGPDRLPGFISTLLKKRIRMQGFIIFDDYGSQYPEFYQQMSEWLKDGKIKYKEHMVQGLDNTINAFNGMLKGENFGKVVVKI